The following coding sequences lie in one Psychrilyobacter atlanticus DSM 19335 genomic window:
- a CDS encoding major capsid protein codes for MPGPYEARKITAAIERVKRPVNFLWNILIGKEIEEVVQEIEIHSKDNGRVRAAFVGPMSNGILIERDGFAVERYKPPFISLKIPATADSAYQQQFGEGIYVTGKKDLNKILKKQVAEDLKTLKTIAHRTKIWALSQLIMTGVFPMGNGKEGIRYGDFALKVLTGSDKFDAEGSDIIGWLSNQKLEVQKNTGNVVDTVIVTPDVARSIINNKTLMEKIKILNDTLINLKPKEKEPGVSYIGYIPEIDTKIYSYMDWVKEYGKPTEEPILPDGTLLYFKAKSFRVNYGSFPFREKITDRAKIFVGKEAVKTVPSSEGNTDLLEIRSSPLIIPEDAQGWIAAKVI; via the coding sequence ATGCCAGGACCATATGAGGCGAGAAAGATAACCGCAGCAATAGAAAGAGTAAAAAGACCAGTTAATTTTCTTTGGAATATTCTAATTGGTAAAGAGATAGAGGAAGTAGTCCAAGAGATAGAAATCCACTCTAAGGACAATGGAAGAGTAAGAGCAGCATTTGTAGGTCCTATGTCTAATGGAATCCTTATCGAAAGAGATGGGTTTGCAGTTGAAAGATACAAACCTCCATTTATCTCATTGAAGATACCTGCAACTGCTGACTCAGCATATCAGCAGCAATTTGGTGAAGGAATCTATGTTACTGGTAAAAAAGATCTGAATAAGATCTTAAAGAAACAAGTAGCTGAAGATTTAAAGACATTAAAAACAATAGCCCATAGAACTAAGATTTGGGCATTATCTCAATTGATAATGACTGGAGTATTTCCAATGGGTAATGGAAAAGAAGGTATCAGATATGGAGATTTTGCATTAAAGGTATTAACTGGATCGGATAAGTTTGATGCAGAAGGTTCAGATATCATTGGATGGTTAAGTAATCAAAAACTTGAGGTTCAAAAGAACACAGGAAATGTAGTTGATACAGTGATAGTTACCCCAGATGTAGCTAGATCTATTATCAACAACAAAACTTTGATGGAAAAGATAAAGATCCTCAACGACACTCTTATCAATCTTAAACCAAAGGAAAAAGAACCAGGAGTTTCATACATTGGGTATATTCCAGAGATAGATACCAAGATCTATTCATACATGGATTGGGTAAAGGAATACGGTAAACCTACTGAAGAACCTATCTTGCCAGATGGAACACTTTTATACTTCAAAGCCAAGAGTTTTAGAGTAAATTATGGAAGTTTCCCATTCAGAGAAAAGATCACAGATAGAGCAAAGATATTTGTTGGAAAAGAAGCAGTAAAAACTGTTCCTTCATCTGAAGGTAATACAGATCTATTAGAAATCAGATCTTCACCATTAATCATACCGGAAGATGCTCAAGGCTGGATTGCAGCTAAAGTAATATAG
- a CDS encoding head maturation protease, ClpP-related: protein MNLLNAVMISKKKAEIRIYGVVGEGWFADATPKNINEELDALGDISEIDVRINSRGGGVFAGCAIYNSLKRHPAKVNIFIDGICASIATVVAMAGDTIHMSKVSMMMIHNPYYGATGGEAKELRKQADDLDQFREVSIEAYLSKVNITRDDLIEKMDATTWMTAKTALAHGFVTNIESESKAQMSFQNNMLMCGTEEILNVSEFKNLDEFLEKENIKNSMKKIENPINKNLKNTEGVDEMSLEQLMQEHPELYKQIVQVGVSQERTRIQNLETIEQRAGRPLECIQKAKFETPIESTNQELMTDILQEMATQPKNVEVPPKPENKMEILLNKIDDAKAGGVQEQILDGMTPEEMKIKQEEEEIDDIVALANGIE from the coding sequence ATGAACTTACTTAATGCGGTAATGATAAGCAAAAAGAAAGCGGAGATAAGAATCTATGGAGTAGTAGGTGAGGGTTGGTTTGCTGATGCTACTCCTAAAAACATAAATGAAGAATTAGATGCATTAGGAGATATCAGTGAGATAGATGTCAGAATCAATTCTCGTGGTGGCGGAGTATTTGCAGGATGCGCTATATACAACAGTTTAAAAAGGCATCCAGCTAAAGTAAATATATTTATCGATGGTATTTGCGCCTCTATTGCCACTGTGGTAGCCATGGCAGGAGACACGATACATATGAGCAAGGTTTCTATGATGATGATCCACAATCCATATTATGGAGCGACTGGTGGAGAAGCTAAAGAACTTAGAAAGCAAGCTGATGATCTAGATCAATTTAGAGAAGTGTCCATAGAAGCCTATTTAAGCAAAGTTAATATCACTCGTGACGATCTTATAGAGAAAATGGATGCAACTACCTGGATGACCGCTAAGACCGCTTTAGCACATGGTTTTGTAACTAACATAGAGAGTGAAAGCAAAGCTCAAATGAGTTTTCAGAATAATATGCTTATGTGCGGTACTGAAGAAATTTTAAATGTTTCAGAATTTAAAAATCTAGATGAATTTTTAGAAAAAGAAAATATTAAAAATAGTATGAAGAAAATAGAAAATCCAATAAACAAGAATTTAAAAAATACAGAGGGAGTTGATGAAATGAGTTTAGAGCAATTAATGCAAGAACATCCGGAACTATATAAACAAATAGTTCAAGTAGGAGTTAGCCAGGAAAGAACAAGAATTCAAAACCTAGAAACAATAGAACAAAGGGCAGGAAGACCATTAGAATGTATTCAAAAAGCTAAATTTGAAACTCCTATAGAGTCTACAAACCAAGAATTAATGACTGATATTCTTCAAGAGATGGCAACTCAACCTAAAAATGTTGAAGTTCCACCTAAACCTGAGAATAAAATGGAAATTTTGCTAAACAAGATCGATGATGCAAAAGCTGGAGGAGTCCAAGAACAAATATTAGATGGAATGACTCCAGAAGAGATGAAGATCAAGCAGGAAGAAGAAGAGATTGATGACATAGTAGCGTTAGCAAATGGGATCGAATAA
- a CDS encoding phage portal protein: MELSLKKMFPGLAAKRVMNKARLYDAEKTYENVLQYHNHGAGTQNAMDYDDQINSSDVDIGESKDILVARSRDEFMGNAIANGAIKRIRSNVIGTGIKLKASIDNSILGLEQEKKEEIEKNIENLWRMWAGSTECDWGRQSKLSHIQSLAILTSLIDGECFAALSFKLHPGELFGLKVRLLDPASCINPSDTGDKDIKNGVEKDKNGIIIAYHFKKNKEGSETTKIQVHGSKTGRKNLLVLMDKERIGQRRGIPLIAPVLEILHQMRKFTHAELMAATINSYFAAFIENETVETKSKSPFKPKDGKDITLKSGVVTGLPPGQKIVFPDSNRPNSGFTKFMDTMCVHLGAALELAPEQLLLKFSNNYSASKGALLESWKMLKTRRQWFTDDFMQPIYEEFMDYCVAMDYIDLPGYEDPFKRRAYLKTQWFGQAQGSLDPKKEAQAAEIRIKNNLSTGGRESMELNGSDIDDNIEQRGREVKKIKKFGLTNKEESKNKKTKEGEEDELT; encoded by the coding sequence ATGGAACTATCATTAAAAAAAATGTTCCCTGGATTAGCAGCTAAGAGAGTCATGAATAAAGCACGTCTTTATGATGCAGAGAAAACTTATGAAAATGTACTTCAATATCATAACCATGGGGCAGGAACTCAAAATGCTATGGATTATGATGATCAGATAAATAGTTCTGATGTGGACATAGGGGAATCAAAAGATATCTTAGTGGCTAGATCTAGAGATGAATTTATGGGAAATGCCATAGCAAATGGAGCTATCAAAAGAATCAGATCCAATGTTATAGGAACAGGGATAAAACTAAAAGCATCTATAGATAATAGCATACTGGGGTTGGAACAAGAAAAAAAAGAAGAGATAGAAAAAAATATAGAGAACCTATGGAGAATGTGGGCAGGATCTACTGAATGTGATTGGGGAAGACAATCTAAACTGAGTCATATTCAATCCTTGGCTATATTAACTTCTCTAATCGATGGGGAATGTTTCGCAGCTCTATCATTTAAACTTCATCCAGGAGAACTATTCGGATTAAAAGTAAGGTTATTAGATCCTGCTAGTTGTATCAATCCTTCGGATACTGGAGATAAAGATATAAAAAACGGCGTAGAAAAGGATAAAAACGGGATAATAATTGCTTATCATTTTAAAAAGAATAAAGAAGGATCTGAGACTACTAAGATCCAAGTTCATGGAAGTAAAACAGGTAGGAAAAATCTATTGGTCCTAATGGACAAAGAAAGGATAGGACAGAGAAGAGGGATCCCCTTAATTGCTCCAGTTCTTGAAATCCTCCACCAAATGAGAAAGTTTACCCATGCAGAACTAATGGCAGCTACTATTAATTCATATTTTGCAGCATTTATAGAAAATGAAACAGTGGAAACTAAATCTAAAAGTCCTTTTAAACCTAAAGATGGAAAAGATATCACGTTAAAAAGTGGAGTTGTTACTGGCTTACCTCCAGGACAAAAGATAGTATTTCCAGATTCTAATAGACCTAACTCTGGATTTACAAAGTTTATGGATACTATGTGTGTTCATTTAGGCGCAGCTCTGGAATTAGCTCCTGAGCAACTATTACTAAAGTTCTCTAATAATTATTCAGCTTCAAAGGGAGCTCTATTAGAGTCCTGGAAGATGTTAAAAACAAGAAGACAATGGTTTACAGATGATTTTATGCAACCTATCTACGAGGAATTTATGGATTATTGTGTAGCCATGGATTATATAGATCTTCCTGGATATGAAGATCCTTTTAAAAGAAGAGCATATCTAAAAACTCAATGGTTTGGACAAGCTCAAGGATCATTAGATCCCAAAAAAGAAGCTCAAGCTGCAGAAATTAGAATCAAAAATAATTTAAGCACAGGTGGGAGAGAAAGTATGGAACTTAATGGTAGTGATATTGATGATAATATCGAGCAACGTGGGCGAGAGGTAAAGAAGATCAAAAAATTTGGTTTAACAAACAAGGAAGAATCTAAAAACAAAAAAACTAAAGAAGGTGAGGAAGATGAACTTACTTAA
- a CDS encoding phage antirepressor KilAC domain-containing protein: MKHKNLVLAKNGEIPSYKITDPIERANAWIKEQKEIQVLKQKIKEDKHKIKFFETITGSRDALDLGVIAKVINKKGYGRKKLFEFLKRKKILMQNNQPYQKYIDNGCFRTIETKFTKSNGEISINIKTLVYQRGVDLISKLLNKNL, from the coding sequence ATGAAACATAAGAATTTAGTCTTGGCAAAAAATGGGGAAATTCCAAGCTATAAAATAACTGATCCAATAGAAAGAGCTAACGCTTGGATAAAAGAGCAAAAAGAAATACAAGTTTTAAAACAAAAAATAAAAGAGGATAAACACAAAATAAAATTTTTTGAAACAATAACAGGATCTAGAGACGCCCTAGATTTAGGAGTAATTGCCAAAGTTATAAATAAAAAAGGTTATGGAAGAAAAAAGTTATTTGAATTTTTAAAGAGAAAAAAAATATTAATGCAAAATAACCAGCCTTATCAAAAATACATAGATAATGGATGCTTTAGAACTATAGAAACTAAGTTTACCAAATCGAATGGAGAAATATCTATAAACATTAAAACTCTAGTTTATCAAAGAGGTGTAGATCTGATTAGTAAATTATTAAATAAAAATCTATAA
- a CDS encoding antA/AntB antirepressor family protein translates to MELIKITKNEKGEQLVSARELHRFLEVKKDFSNWIKTYVKNSNYGLIEGVDYTTYKANSTKSVPRPRIEYILKLDTAKELAMLSNVPKGKEVRQYFIECEKQLNKNKLPISYKDALLELVATIEEKEKLEARGNLMMLQREDSSFRHIKVVLADNKALEEELDDTQKELGILNNYYTVSRAQKQFKGNFKWQELKSNSIALGYEIKKVPCPRYGEANAYHSDVWGHVYGLDL, encoded by the coding sequence ATGGAGTTAATAAAAATAACTAAAAATGAAAAAGGGGAACAACTTGTTAGTGCTAGAGAGTTGCATAGATTTTTAGAAGTAAAAAAAGATTTTTCCAATTGGATAAAAACATATGTAAAAAATAGCAATTATGGATTAATTGAAGGCGTAGATTATACAACTTATAAGGCGAATTCAACAAAATCAGTACCTAGACCACGAATAGAATATATTTTGAAATTAGATACTGCAAAAGAATTGGCTATGCTATCAAACGTACCAAAAGGAAAAGAGGTTAGACAATATTTTATAGAGTGTGAGAAACAATTGAATAAAAATAAATTACCAATTAGCTATAAAGATGCATTGTTAGAATTAGTCGCAACAATAGAAGAAAAGGAAAAACTAGAAGCTCGTGGGAATCTGATGATGTTACAAAGAGAAGATAGCTCATTTAGGCATATAAAAGTAGTTTTAGCAGATAATAAAGCCCTAGAAGAAGAATTAGATGATACTCAAAAAGAACTTGGGATTTTAAATAATTATTATACAGTTAGTAGAGCACAAAAACAGTTCAAAGGTAACTTTAAGTGGCAAGAACTAAAGAGTAATAGTATTGCATTAGGTTATGAAATAAAGAAAGTCCCCTGCCCTAGATACGGGGAAGCAAATGCATATCATTCAGATGTATGGGGCCATGTATACGGGTTAGATCTTTAG
- a CDS encoding phage terminase large subunit family protein: MNGKKKVKKLFKECLDLLKPPLNLSISEWADANRILSSEGSKEIGAWETKRTPYMIEIYEKIESGDVREAILMMASQLAKSEFINNIFGKYAHLDPCPMLLVQPTDTMAIAYSKERIAPMIRDTYVLKARIKDANSKNSGNTVTHKMFPGGYLAFIGSNSPSKLAARPIKIIFFDEVDRYPESSGREGDVISLGRKRLTTYGDESKCIITGTPTVKNKSAIEKEFANGSQAVWKLPCPHCGEYQVLDFKNLKWIDDDHETVEMVCNECGVLSHEKEWKRGNQSKGKWVHKFPEKKKKLSYHLNALASPWRTWESIVEEWIESQGDMEKIKTFKNTVLAETWEEENIKTIDYIALFKRRETYEAEIPEGVLLLTAGVDIQHNRIELELTGWGLGRESWGITYQVFYGNPSKEEVWNELYEFLKSDFYFKDGTPLKIFATCIDTGYNTQNVYNFVSDKEDERIFGIKGQGGIVAINNGFRKTKNNEINLYSVGVNALKDSTMSKLRIKKSGPGFCHFPKNPTRNYTEEYFMSLTAEVRDPSSNKWIKIRERNEGLDLRNYSEAALEIYDYDMKILATLSKEELSLLSKVGYLEREEE; the protein is encoded by the coding sequence ATGAATGGCAAAAAAAAAGTAAAAAAATTATTTAAAGAATGCCTGGATTTATTAAAACCTCCACTTAATTTAAGTATTAGTGAATGGGCAGATGCAAATAGGATCTTATCTTCAGAGGGCTCTAAAGAGATCGGAGCCTGGGAGACAAAGAGAACTCCATACATGATAGAGATCTACGAAAAAATAGAGTCTGGAGATGTGAGAGAAGCAATTCTTATGATGGCTTCCCAGCTTGCAAAATCAGAATTTATAAATAATATCTTTGGGAAATATGCACATCTGGATCCTTGTCCAATGCTATTAGTGCAACCAACAGACACCATGGCAATAGCATATTCTAAAGAACGAATAGCCCCAATGATAAGAGATACCTATGTATTAAAAGCCAGGATAAAAGATGCTAATTCCAAGAACTCAGGGAATACAGTTACACATAAGATGTTCCCGGGAGGGTATCTTGCCTTCATTGGATCTAACTCACCAAGTAAGTTAGCAGCTAGACCAATTAAAATAATTTTCTTTGATGAAGTAGATAGGTATCCGGAGTCTTCAGGTCGGGAAGGAGATGTAATCTCCCTTGGAAGAAAAAGACTAACAACTTATGGTGATGAGAGTAAATGTATTATCACTGGAACACCTACTGTAAAGAATAAAAGTGCCATAGAGAAAGAGTTTGCTAATGGCTCACAGGCAGTATGGAAATTACCTTGTCCCCATTGTGGAGAGTATCAAGTATTAGATTTTAAAAATCTAAAGTGGATTGATGATGATCACGAAACAGTAGAGATGGTTTGTAATGAATGTGGTGTTTTATCTCACGAGAAAGAATGGAAAAGAGGTAATCAATCTAAAGGAAAATGGGTACACAAATTTCCTGAAAAGAAAAAGAAGCTAAGCTATCACCTAAATGCCTTAGCTAGTCCATGGAGAACATGGGAATCAATAGTCGAAGAATGGATAGAATCTCAAGGTGATATGGAAAAAATAAAAACATTTAAAAATACCGTATTGGCCGAAACTTGGGAAGAAGAGAACATCAAGACAATTGATTATATAGCTCTATTTAAAAGACGTGAAACCTATGAGGCTGAAATACCTGAAGGAGTGTTATTACTAACTGCAGGAGTCGATATACAGCATAACAGAATTGAGTTAGAACTTACAGGCTGGGGATTAGGCCGTGAAAGTTGGGGGATTACATACCAGGTATTTTACGGGAATCCTTCAAAAGAAGAAGTTTGGAATGAGTTATATGAATTTTTAAAATCAGATTTTTATTTTAAAGATGGAACTCCATTAAAGATCTTTGCAACTTGTATTGATACTGGGTACAACACACAAAATGTATATAACTTTGTTTCTGATAAAGAAGATGAACGAATCTTTGGAATTAAAGGTCAAGGTGGAATAGTAGCAATAAACAATGGATTTAGAAAAACTAAAAATAATGAGATCAATCTTTATTCTGTAGGGGTCAACGCATTAAAAGATTCAACCATGAGTAAATTGAGAATTAAAAAGTCTGGACCAGGGTTTTGTCATTTCCCTAAAAATCCAACAAGAAACTATACTGAAGAATATTTTATGAGTTTAACTGCTGAGGTTCGAGATCCTAGTAGTAACAAATGGATAAAAATCAGAGAAAGAAATGAAGGATTAGACCTGAGGAACTACTCTGAAGCAGCACTAGAAATATATGATTATGATATGAAAATTTTAGCAACTCTATCCAAAGAAGAATTAAGTCTATTATCTAAAGTTGGATATTTAGAAAGGGAGGAAGAATGA
- a CDS encoding DUF6338 family protein, translated as MNSANFFSQLESIFPYFSLGFISYKIWKMIVPNKKNMLKDNYFEIISLGILYKLVYLSIDFLNKPIKILLIISMSFVLPLLLKKILLSKLIKENTVNTISPLAWDFFFEKREPCVVVVYIKGKEKPIVGYYGTNSFASAYPNEQSIYLEFIYATDDNNQVVEFSDYSKGVLIKGSEISRINFMDANIIESNGGE; from the coding sequence ATGAATAGTGCCAATTTTTTTAGTCAACTTGAAAGTATATTTCCTTATTTTTCTTTGGGATTTATTTCTTATAAAATTTGGAAAATGATTGTACCAAATAAAAAAAATATGTTAAAAGATAATTATTTTGAAATAATTTCTTTAGGTATTTTATATAAATTAGTCTATCTATCTATAGATTTTTTGAATAAACCTATCAAAATTCTTCTTATAATTTCAATGTCTTTTGTTTTGCCATTATTATTAAAAAAAATTCTTTTAAGTAAACTTATAAAAGAAAATACTGTAAATACTATCAGTCCTCTGGCTTGGGATTTTTTCTTTGAAAAAAGAGAGCCTTGTGTTGTAGTAGTTTACATTAAAGGGAAAGAAAAGCCTATTGTTGGTTATTATGGAACAAATTCTTTTGCCAGTGCTTACCCAAACGAACAAAGTATCTATCTTGAATTTATTTATGCTACTGACGATAATAATCAAGTAGTAGAATTTTCAGATTATTCTAAAGGAGTTCTTATCAAAGGTTCTGAAATATCTCGAATTAATTTTATGGATGCTAATATTATAGAAAGTAATGGAGGTGAATAA
- a CDS encoding DNA methyltransferase, whose product MSKKYEDIEWDFLNNRYKYTHDIHKYPAKLVPGIVEKLLERYQTKGMDTLFEPYVGSGTTLIEANIKGLNCIGTDLNPLARKISKVKTTYINIQELTKKIEKFDHELIKVELNINNLIVEYPKVTNIKYWFKKRNIKQLVPIKEWIDKIQNQDIKDLFEIAFSETLREVSMTRNNEFKRYRIPKEDIEHYRKEAFFLMLGNLTQMRDKLEEYLKVSNKDSKINIYNFDTVQNIPEDILKENSVDIVITSPPYGDSQSTVAYGQFSRFANDWLGHENSEKIDAMLMGGKRKKEEVYFDFPLLDDSLYKIKEQDSKRVREVMSFYSDYQKSISNVAKVIKPGGIVAYVVGNRTIKGQLLKTDEVTKHFFEKNGFEHLETIIRNISRKRLPGKVAPTGKKGNKVKTMHKEYIVVMKKI is encoded by the coding sequence ATGAGTAAAAAATATGAAGATATAGAGTGGGATTTTTTAAACAATAGATACAAATATACACATGATATACATAAATATCCTGCTAAATTAGTTCCAGGGATTGTAGAAAAATTATTAGAAAGATACCAAACTAAAGGTATGGATACTTTATTTGAACCATACGTAGGATCTGGGACTACTCTGATAGAAGCTAATATAAAAGGATTAAATTGTATAGGAACAGACTTAAATCCTTTAGCTAGAAAAATATCAAAAGTGAAAACAACCTATATAAATATCCAAGAGTTGACTAAAAAAATCGAAAAATTCGATCACGAGCTAATAAAAGTAGAATTAAATATTAATAACTTGATTGTTGAATACCCTAAAGTTACAAATATAAAATATTGGTTCAAAAAAAGAAATATAAAACAGTTGGTTCCAATAAAAGAATGGATCGATAAAATTCAAAATCAAGATATAAAGGATCTTTTTGAAATTGCATTTAGCGAAACTTTAAGAGAAGTGTCAATGACTAGAAATAATGAATTTAAAAGATATCGTATACCTAAGGAAGATATAGAACATTATAGGAAAGAAGCTTTCTTTCTGATGTTGGGGAACCTCACTCAAATGAGAGATAAATTAGAAGAGTATTTAAAAGTTTCAAATAAGGATTCTAAAATAAATATCTATAATTTTGATACTGTTCAAAACATTCCAGAAGATATTTTAAAAGAAAATAGTGTGGATATAGTTATAACTTCTCCTCCCTATGGAGATAGCCAATCAACGGTAGCTTACGGGCAGTTCTCAAGATTTGCTAATGATTGGTTAGGGCATGAAAATTCTGAAAAAATAGATGCTATGTTAATGGGAGGGAAAAGAAAGAAAGAAGAAGTTTATTTTGATTTTCCTCTTTTAGATGATTCACTGTATAAAATAAAAGAACAAGACTCAAAAAGAGTTCGTGAAGTGATGAGTTTCTATTCAGATTATCAAAAATCAATTTCTAATGTAGCTAAAGTAATTAAACCTGGAGGGATAGTAGCATATGTTGTAGGGAATAGAACTATCAAAGGTCAACTTCTTAAAACAGACGAGGTAACAAAACATTTTTTTGAAAAAAATGGATTTGAACACCTTGAAACAATTATTAGAAATATTAGTAGAAAAAGACTTCCAGGAAAAGTAGCGCCTACAGGGAAAAAAGGTAATAAAGTAAAAACAATGCATAAAGAATATATAGTAGTAATGAAAAAAATTTAA